A single Ketogulonicigenium vulgare WSH-001 DNA region contains:
- the ptsP gene encoding phosphoenolpyruvate--protein phosphotransferase — protein sequence MAARDESESRKLLGRLRAALAESSAGQARLDGIVHLIAGSMQAEVCSIYLFRDTDTLELCATEGLMPSAVHRTRMRLGEGLVGRVARNGGIINTPNAPSEPGFRYMPETGEERYSSFCGVPIQRLGETLGVLVVQTKTQRELTSDEVYALEVVAMVLAEMAELGAFAAPEAQGQSHRKALMIRGVSGQEGTVKGHVFIHEPRVVVTNAVAEDPVAELSRLRDAVDNLRFQIDEMLDKARGMNTEQAQVLDTYRMLAASRSWLRRMEEDITNGLSAEAAVEREQTSTRNRMAQVEDAYLRDRLHDLDDLSNRLLRILTGQGKDTGAEMPIDPILVAKNIGPGELLEYGKIIRGIVLEEGSVGSHAAIVARAWAIPLVIHAKGIVANALNGDPIIIDGDQGNVHLRPDDAISRAYTEKIAMQARALERYASLRDLPATTTDGETIALHMNAGLMADLPSLQSSGAEGVGLFRTELQFIIRNKMPTRSELSALYARITDAAAGKRVVFRTLDIGSDKVLPYLKPQDEPNPAMGWRAIRVGLDKPGILRMQLQALLRAANGRPLTIMFPFVAQPAEYWAARAALDKVIAREKILGHNLPAQLEVGVMLETPSLAFAPLAFFKSIDFLSVGGNDLKQFFFAADRENERVRRRYDLFDPAYLSLIDMIVGKCRAAGTSVSFCGEDAGRPLEALALAAMGFRTLSMRPASIGPIKHILRRVDLSAVRMLIDEHRMRGENPRAALKEWLQESDVL from the coding sequence ATGGCCGCGCGCGACGAAAGCGAAAGCCGCAAATTACTGGGCCGCCTGCGCGCGGCATTGGCCGAATCCTCGGCAGGTCAGGCGCGGCTGGACGGGATCGTGCATCTGATCGCAGGCTCGATGCAGGCCGAGGTCTGCTCGATCTATCTTTTCCGCGACACCGACACGCTAGAGCTATGCGCCACCGAAGGGCTGATGCCCAGCGCCGTCCACCGCACAAGGATGCGCCTGGGCGAGGGTCTGGTCGGCCGTGTCGCCCGCAATGGCGGTATTATCAACACCCCCAACGCGCCATCCGAACCCGGCTTTCGTTATATGCCCGAAACGGGCGAAGAGCGGTATTCCTCGTTCTGCGGCGTGCCGATCCAGCGTCTGGGCGAGACTTTGGGCGTGCTGGTCGTGCAGACCAAGACCCAGCGCGAGCTGACATCGGACGAGGTTTACGCGCTGGAAGTCGTCGCGATGGTGCTGGCCGAAATGGCCGAACTCGGCGCCTTTGCCGCCCCAGAGGCACAGGGCCAGTCGCATCGCAAAGCCTTGATGATCCGCGGCGTCAGCGGCCAAGAGGGCACCGTCAAAGGCCATGTCTTTATCCACGAGCCGCGCGTTGTCGTGACCAACGCTGTGGCCGAGGACCCGGTGGCCGAATTGTCGCGTCTGCGCGATGCGGTCGACAACCTGCGGTTCCAGATCGACGAGATGCTGGACAAAGCGCGCGGTATGAACACCGAACAGGCGCAGGTGCTGGACACATACCGGATGCTCGCCGCCTCGCGCAGTTGGCTGCGTCGGATGGAAGAGGACATCACCAACGGCCTTTCCGCCGAAGCCGCGGTCGAGCGCGAGCAGACCTCGACCCGCAATCGCATGGCGCAAGTCGAGGATGCCTACTTACGCGACCGGCTGCATGATCTGGATGATCTGTCGAATCGCCTGCTGCGCATCCTGACCGGCCAAGGCAAGGATACCGGGGCCGAGATGCCCATCGACCCGATTCTGGTCGCGAAAAACATCGGCCCCGGTGAATTGCTGGAATACGGCAAGATCATTCGCGGCATCGTGCTGGAAGAGGGCTCGGTCGGCAGTCACGCGGCGATTGTCGCCCGCGCCTGGGCGATCCCGCTGGTGATCCACGCCAAGGGGATCGTCGCCAATGCGCTGAACGGCGATCCGATCATCATTGATGGCGATCAGGGCAATGTCCATCTGCGTCCCGATGATGCGATCAGCCGTGCCTATACGGAAAAGATCGCCATGCAGGCGCGCGCGCTGGAGCGCTATGCCTCGCTGCGCGATCTGCCGGCGACAACGACCGATGGCGAGACGATTGCCCTGCATATGAACGCCGGGTTGATGGCGGATCTGCCCTCGCTGCAAAGTTCGGGGGCCGAGGGCGTCGGGCTGTTCCGCACCGAACTCCAGTTCATCATTCGCAATAAAATGCCCACCCGTAGCGAGCTGTCAGCGCTTTATGCCCGCATCACCGATGCGGCGGCGGGCAAGCGCGTGGTGTTTCGCACGCTGGATATCGGCTCGGACAAGGTGCTGCCCTATCTGAAACCGCAGGACGAGCCGAACCCGGCCATGGGCTGGCGGGCGATCCGCGTGGGTTTGGATAAGCCAGGCATCTTGCGGATGCAGTTGCAAGCGCTGCTGCGCGCGGCCAATGGCCGTCCGCTGACGATCATGTTCCCCTTTGTGGCGCAGCCTGCCGAATATTGGGCCGCCCGTGCCGCGCTGGACAAGGTGATCGCGCGCGAAAAGATCCTTGGCCATAACCTGCCCGCGCAGCTTGAGGTCGGGGTGATGCTGGAAACCCCCTCGCTGGCCTTTGCGCCGCTGGCGTTTTTCAAATCCATCGACTTTTTGTCAGTGGGCGGCAATGATCTGAAGCAGTTCTTTTTCGCCGCCGACCGCGAGAATGAGCGTGTCCGGCGACGTTACGACCTGTTTGATCCGGCCTATCTGAGCCTGATCGACATGATCGTTGGCAAGTGCCGCGCGGCGGGAACCTCGGTCTCGTTCTGCGGCGAGGATGCGGGGCGTCCCCTAGAGGCGCTGGCGCTGGCGGCGATGGGGTTCCGCACCTTGTCGATGCGACCAGCCTCGATCGGGCCGATCAAGCATATCCTGCGCCGGGTGGATCTATCCGCTGTGCGTATGCTGATCGACGAGCACCGGATGCGCGGCGAGAATCCCCGCGCCGCGCTGAAAGAGTGGTTGCAAGAAAGCGACGTGCTTTAG
- a CDS encoding GNAT family N-acetyltransferase has translation MFTIAQETPDDWWEVESLYDLCFAPGREALSSYRLRDDVPPIAGLSLVARGTDGSIAGAIRHWPVRICTEDGICNRSLLLGPVAVHPTHQGEGLGGLLIYQTLGGARALGWERVMLVGDAPYYNRFGFQKLEGVLMPPPTNPDRVLGVALKPNAWAGVRGQVSRWSPDMALPQN, from the coding sequence ATGTTCACGATTGCACAGGAAACCCCTGACGACTGGTGGGAGGTCGAATCCCTTTATGACCTATGTTTCGCGCCCGGGCGCGAGGCGCTTTCCTCGTATCGTTTGCGTGATGACGTGCCGCCGATTGCGGGGCTGTCGCTGGTCGCGCGCGGCACGGATGGATCAATTGCGGGTGCGATCCGCCATTGGCCCGTGCGCATCTGCACCGAAGACGGCATTTGCAACCGCTCGCTGCTGCTGGGGCCCGTGGCTGTCCACCCGACCCATCAGGGCGAGGGTCTGGGCGGGCTGTTGATCTATCAAACCCTTGGCGGCGCGCGCGCGCTGGGGTGGGAGCGGGTGATGCTGGTGGGCGATGCCCCCTATTACAACCGCTTTGGTTTTCAAAAGCTGGAAGGCGTGCTGATGCCGCCGCCCACCAACCCCGACCGTGTGTTGGGCGTGGCGCTGAAACCAAATGCTTGGGCCGGTGTGCGCGGGCAGGTCAGTCGCTGGTCGCCTGACATGGCCCTACCGCAAAACTAG